GCCGGGGCCGGCTTGAACCGTTCGGCCGTGCGTTGGGGATCGTTCCAGTAGCCGTGGGCCACCAGGGGGCCGCAATGGACCAGCTCGCCCTCCTCGCCTGACGTCGTGACGTCACCATTTTCGCCTATGACGAGTATCTCGGCGAACGGAATCGCCTGGCCCATCGAGGTCGGATGGATGTCGACGAGCGAGGGGTCGAGATAGGTCGAGCGGAAGGCTTCGGTCAGTCCGTACATCGGGAATAGCTTGGCATTCGGAAACTTGCCCCGAAGCGCTCGCACCAGGTCGGCGGTCAGTGCGCCGCCGCTGTTGGTCAACCGCCGCATTGGCGTCACCGCGTCGATGGGCCAATCCTGTTCGACAAGTTGAACCCAGAGCGGCGGTACGGCAGCCAGCGTCGTGACGCCGTGACGCGCGCAGGCCTTGATGACGTCACGCGGGGTGAGATAATCGAGCGGGACCACGCAGCCGCCGGCATGCCAGGTCGAGAGAAGCTGGTTCTGACCGTAGTCGAAGCTCAAGGGCAGGACCGCCAGGGTCACGTCGTCCGCCGCCAGCCCGAGATAGTCCGCCACGCTCACCGCGCCGAGCCACATGTTGGCGTGGCTGAGCATCACGCCCTTGGGCCGGCCTGTCGAGCCGCTGGTGTAAAGCAGTGCGGCAAGCGTCTCAGGATCCCATGCCGACGGGGGGAGCGAGGCCTCGACCTGATCGACTCCGGCGAGGACGGCATCCTCCGCGATGGCTTCGCATGTATCTGCCAGGTCGCCGTCTTCTAGCGTCGCAAGCCGAGCGGAAGTCGCGAGCAGCAGCCTCGCGCCACTATCGCCGACGATGTGAGCAACCTGGGCCCGCTTGAGCAGCGGATTGATCGGTACATGCACCAACCCTGCCCTCGCCGCGGCGAGCGGCATCAGGCAAGTCAGTTCGCTTTTGGCGGCCCAGGTGGCGACCCTTGCGCCCTTGTCCGGCACCCTATCGGCCAGCCAGGCGGCCAGGCGGCCGACACGGGTTCTTAAGTCCTTCCAGCTAAGCACCGCTCCACGCAAGACCAGAGCCGGTGCATCATCCCGTCCGAATTCGGCGAGATGATCGAGTGGCCGGGGCTTTGGATCGGGCGCGGAATTCATGGTTTCCTGGAGTGCGGAAGTGTGACGGCGGTCAGCTATCACGACACGGTTAACGATCTGCAAGGCTTAGGTTTAACGAGCCGCAATCCGTTTACCCGTCCGGAATGGTTCGCCCTGCTCGAAAGCGCCGGGGCCAAACCGGTGATCGCGCTCGCCCGCGATGGACGGGGCGTGGTGGCTCTGCCCCTTGCCCGTAACTCGCATGGGCTCGAGAGCTTCAGCAACTGGTACGCCTTCACATGGTCCGATCTTGCGACCGACGAGGGATCACGCGAGCCGTTGCTCGAACGGGCCGCCAGCGAGCTTTCTCGCAAGGCAACCTGCGTCACTCTCTCGAAGTTGCCGGACGAGGACGGCACAGCCACACGCCTGGAGAGCGCGTTCCGCAATGCCGGCTGGTTTGTGCATCGCGAGCGCTGCGACTGGAACCACTTTCTGCGCGTGGATGGCCGCGCCTTTGCTGAATTCCTTGCGGGCCGACCGGGCGCACTGCGAACGACGCTGAAGCGCAAGGCGAAGAAGGTCGAAATCGAACTTCTGACGGATTTTCATGATGATGCCTGGGCTTCCTATGAGGCGATCTACGCTCAAAGCTGGAAGCCCGAAGAGGGCGACCGCGCCCTCCTCCGCAACTTCGCCAAAGCCGAGGGCGAGGCAGGCCGCTTGAGACTGGGGCTGGCCTCGCACGAAGGCGAAGTCGTCGCCGCGCAAATGTGGACCGTCGATCACGGCACCGCCTACATCCACAAGCTGGCCCACCTCGAAAGCGCCAAGCCGCTGTCGGCGGGCACGACGCTCACGGCCGCCTTGTTCGAGCAAGTGATCGACCGCGACCATGTCGAATGCGTCGATTTCGGCACCGGAAACGATCCCTACAAGCGCGATTGGATGGAGGAGGTGCGCCCGCGATATCGCCTCACTTGCTGGCGCGCTGGCAATCCCCGCAACTGGCCCGCAATCGGCAAGTCGCTGCTGCGCCAGCTTGTTTCGCAGCCAAGCCCTCTGTAGGGGGCCGCGCAAGAAGGGGCATTTGGATGTCGAGCGAGCCGGTTTCCATGGGCGAGTTTTCCGCGACCGACCTGATCCTGCGCGGGGTTCTGCGCGACGTGCTGGGGCTTAGCTCCGCCCGCGTCGACGCCTTTACCGCCGAGACCGGCCTGTTCGGCCATCTGCCCGAGCTCGATTCGATGGCAGTGGCGGGCCTGCTGACCGAGATCGAGGATCGGCTTCACATCATCATCGAAGACGACGAGGTCGATGGCGAAATGCTCGAGACCTATGGGGCGCTGCTCGGCTTCGTCGAGACCAAGCGCCGCGACGGCTGACCTTTCCCAGTGATCGCCGCCTGGCCCAGCTCCACCGGCGGAGACGAATACGCGCTGACGATCGGCAGCGGCGGCGGTACTCGGGTCCTGATCCTGCCCGCGCTGTTCGACGAAGCAAACAAGCTGCGCCACTTCACGGTCGAGGTTATGCGCCGGCTTGAGCAGTCGGGCATAGCCTCGGTTCTCCCCGACCTTCCCGGCTGCAACGAGAGCCTCAGTGCGATCGAGGCCCAATCGATCGAGACCTGGCGCGAAGCGTCGACCGCAGCGGCCTCGTTTTTCGGCGCTACCCATGTCCTGACACTTCGCGGCGGTGCTCTCGTGGCGCCCTTCAGCCTCCCGGTTCTCCGCTACGCCCCCGCCACCGGGTCATCGATCCTGCGAGCCATGATGCGGGCGCGGATGATCGCCAGCAAGGAAGCGGGGATCGAGGAAGACCGCGAGACCCTGCTCGAACGCGGCCGCCGAGAGGGACTCGAACTGGCAGGCTATCGCCTTGGCGCGCAGATGATCGGAGAACTTGAGACCGCTGAACCCTCTGGCGGCGCCGCGCTCGCCAATTTTGCTCAGGGCGACCTCAGCGGCGCGGGCCTGTGGCTCCGGGCTGAGCCCGATCATGATCCGGCCCAGGCCGAGGCGCTGGCGGCGCTCGTCGTTTCGGAGCTTACCAAGTGAGCCGACGGCATCTCGCCTTCGGGTGCGAAGGGGACACGCTCGTCGGCACGCTCGACGATGCCGAGGGAACAGCGGGCCTGCTGCTGGTAAGCGGCGGCAACGAGATCCGCTCCGGCGCCTTTGCGGGTCAAGCCCAGCTGGCAGCGCGTCTGGCCAAAGCAGGCTTCCCTGTGTTCCGCTACGATCGCCGTGGCATCGGCGACAGTAGCGGCGAAAACCGAGAGTTTCGTGAGAGCGGCGCCGACCTTGCCTGTGCGGTCGAGGCGTTCAGGGCCGAGCGGCCCGGCCTGTCGCGCGTGGTCGGTTTCGGCAATTGCGATGCGGCGAGCACGCTGATGCTCAATTCCGGCGTGGGATGTGACGCCCTGGTGCTCGCCAACCCTTGGACCATCGAGCAAGACGACGGCGCCCCGCCGGCGGAGGCCATTCGGGCGCGCTATGCCCAGAAGCTGCGCGACCCGAAGGAAGTCCTCCGCCTTGTCACCGGCGGTGTGTCGCTGCGCAAGCTCGCCTCCGGCCTCAAGCGCGCCGCGACCGCTCCTGCAGCGCCATCGGGGCTTGCCCAGCAGATGAAAGTCGGGCTCGAGGCGTTTGCCGGACCGGTGCGGATCCTCATCGCAGAGCGCGACCGCACGGCGCAGGCCTTCCTCGCCGAATGGGACCGGCACGATCCGCGCCTGTCGACGTGCAAGGGCGCCAGCCATGCCTTCGTCGAGCCCGATGCCAGGGAATGGCTATTCGCGCAGCTTGTCACCGCGTTGAAGAAATAGGATAAAAACCATTTTCCTACAAAGGATTGGATATGCATGATGGTCTCCCATGCACAACTCTCTCCCCCACCTCGCCCGCCTTCTGTCGCGCTGGAAGGCCGCAGCTTTTCAACGATTACGATCGATCGTTCGAGCGCTATCGTACGAACAGACTCACCAGTTCGACATGTGTCGACCAGCGGAACTGGCCCACCGGTCTCAAGTCAGCGAGCCGATAGCCAGCATCGGCAAGGACCCTGCCATCTCGTGCCCAGCTAGAGGGATTGCAGCTGACATAGACGATCCGTGGCACCGAGCTCGCTGCCAGCTGAACCACCTGCTCCCGCGCGCCCGCCCTGGGCGGATCGAGCAAGACCCCGTCGAACCCAGCAAGTTCTTCCGAGCGCAGCGGGTTGCGGAACAAGTCACGATGCAGGGCCTCGACCGGCAAGCCAGCGCGCCCAGCGGCCGCGCGGCAAGCAACCAGCGCCTCACGCGAAGCCTCGGCTGCGGTCACACGGGCCGAACCGGCAAGCGCAAAGGTGAAGGTGCCGAGGCCGGCAAAGAGATCGGCCACCTTGCTGCAATCGGCCAGCCCTTCACGCGCCGCTTCCACCAGCGCCCGTTCGCCATCAGCCGTCGCCTGCAGGAAGGCGCCGGCCGGCATGGTAACCTCCGCACCGCCGAAGGAGACAGTCACTGGCACCGGCTCCCAAAAAGTCTCCGCCCCATAGCCCTGGTCCAGCGTCAGGCGGGCAAGGCCTTGGTCGCGACAGAAGTCGAGCATGGCCTCGGTCTGGGCCAGGCCCTCGAGCGAAAGGCCCTTGATCGCGCAATCGACGCCCTGACTTGCAAGCGTCAGCGAGATTTCCACCGCGTACTTGTCACGCCGCGGCGTCAGCATGTCGCGCAGAGGGGCGATCAGGGCGAACAGGTCGGGATGCAGGACATGGCACTCGCGCATGTCGACCACCCGGTGAGAGCCACCCTCGTTGAAACCGATCAGCGGCTTTCCCCCGCCGTTGATCGCGCGAAGCGTCGCACGACGCCTAGTCCTCGTCGGCGAGAGGTGGACGGGTGCGACTTGTTCAGGGATCAGCCCCTGCCCTTCGGCCGCATTCAGCACACGGTCGCGAACGAACTCGGCCAGTACTTCCTCGTCGAGCTGCTGCAGCTGACACCCCCCGCACCGGCCAAAGTGGCGGCACGGCGGCTCGGCGTGATGCGGTCCGAATTCGAGCGTGCCATCGGGCAGCACACGGTCTCCTGGCGCGCTCAAGGCGACGTGGCGGCCCGACGCGGTGACGCCATCGCCTTTGGCGGCGACGCGAACGATCTCTTCTGATGTACTCACAACGCGGCCGCGTAGGCTTCCGAAACGTATCGCGCCAGCCCGGAGGCGGTGAAAGCCGGCCCAGCGAGCCGTGCAGCTTCGCCGTGAAGCCAGACGGCCTCACAGGCGGCGGTGAAAGCATCGGCCCCGGTGGCAAGCCGGCTGGCGGCTATTCCCGAGAGCACGTCCCCGCTCCCGGCGACCGAGAGCCAACTCGTGGCCGGCGGCGCGATAGTAAGCTTCCCACCCGGCGCGGCGATGAGTGTATCGGGCCCCTTTGCGACAACGACCGCTTGGGCGGCCTCAGCAAGCTGCAAGGCTCGCTCCGTCCGACTGCCCGCCTCTATCCCGAAAGCCTCGCCAAGCCGCGTCATTTCGCCCTCGTGCGGCGTCAGGACCAGGGCGGCAGAGCGGCCTTCGCAGTGCCGTGGACGAAGCAGGGTCAGCGCGTCGGCATCAAGCACGGTTGGGCGGTCTGCGGCGAGGACTTCGCCGAGCTTCACCCGCGCCGTTTCGTCAAGCCCGAGGCCTGGACCGGCGAGCACCGCCGAGGTCCGGTCATCCGAGAGGAGTTCGACAAGCGGTCCGCGTTTCAAGACCAGGTCAGGCGTGGCCGAAGGGTGCAGGCCTTGCGCAGCGAGACGGATGCAGCCAGCCCCGGCCCGCAATGCTCCCTCGCTCGCCAATTGTGTGGCGCCTGGCATGGCTCCGCCAACGACGAGCACCAGGCCACGAGTGTATTTGTGCGCATCAATGGCCGGGACGGAGATGTGCGGTCGGCCGAGGAGTGTTGCGGCGCCTTCGACGGGCTCAACGCCGATCGAAACCAGGCGTCGGTGGCCCATTGCCGCCATGCCCGGCATCAGCCAATGCGCGAACTTCCAGGCACCCAGAGCGACGGTAACGTCGTTGACCGGCAGACCGTCGTTCAAGGGAAGACCTGTGTCGCTGTCGATACCGCTCGGCATGTCCACCGCCACGAGAGCGGAATGACGCACCGCCTCTCGCGACAGGAGCGCGGCGAGCTCAGGCGATAGCGGCCGAGTTAGCCCGCTGCCGAATAGGCAATCGACCAGGACCCCTCCGTTGCCGGCGAGGTCGATCGTTCCACGATAGGTTTCGCGCGCAGCCTTGGCCGCCTCCGTCGCTGGTTCGAGCGGCGCCACGACCACCACAGCCGCCCCACGACTGGAAAGTTCTCTCGCAATTACATAGCCATCGCCGCCATTGTTCCCAGATCCACACAGGACTGTGACCGAACGCCCATGAGCGATCCGCCAAACCCAATCGGCAACGCCCTTGCCGGCGCGCTCCATCAAGGAAGTGACGGTCTCGCCGCCGTCGATCAGCGCTTGTTCGGCCGCGCGCATCTGCGCGACGGTGAGGACCTGGTCACTGTGCGTCATGGCTCATGGCCTTGGCCGGAATGCGATAGCGATCGAGGCCCACGGTGACTTCGATCCCGTCCTCGCGCGGCGTGACCGACGCGAGCTGCGCTCCGTCAGCGGACGACACGGTCCGTCCATCGCTGACAACGGTGAAACGACGGAAGCCACCTTGCGGATGGAGCACTGTAAGCACCAGGCCCTCTGCGCCCACGCTGCTTTCAATTGCGCAGGTCCGCTCAAAGGCACCAGCCCCGGCAAGGGCACATTCGACGAGGTTTTCCGGATCCGGCGGCGGAGCGCCGTTTCCCTGGGAGCAGGCCGTGAGCAGGAATAATGCCGCGCTCACGGCCTTCCGCATCAGCGGCGGCCCTGGATTTGTGTCACGTCGCGCACCGCACCGCGCGCAGCGCTGGTCGTCATCGCGGCGTAGGCCTGGAGTGCAGGCGAAACCTGGCGTGGACGGGCCTTGGCGGGTTGCCAGGCAGCGTCGCCCTTGGCTTCCATCGCGGCCCGGCGTTCGGCGAGCACCTCATCCGACACGGCCAGGTTGACGGTGCGGTTGGGGATGTCGATCTCGATCAGATCGCCCTCCTCGACCAGGCCGATCGTGCCGCCTTCGGCCGCCTCGGGAGAGACGTGGCCGATCGAAAGCCCCGAAGTGCCGCCCGAGAAACGCCCGTCGGTAATCAGCGCGCAGGCCGCGCCCAGGCCCTTCGATTTGAGGTAGCTGGTCGGGTAGAGCATCTCTTGCATGCCCGGCCCCCCGCGCGGTCCTTCGTAGCGGATCACCACCACGTCGCCCGCCACGACATGTCCGGCAAGGACACCCGCCACGGCGGCGTCCTGGCTTTCGTAGACCTTTGCCGGGCCAGTGAACTTGAGAATCGCATCGTCGACACCCGCCGTTTTCACGATGCATCCGTCGAGCGCGATATTGCCCGAGAGCACGGCGAGGCCGCCGTCCCGGCTGAAAGCGTGCTCGACCGAGCGGATCACACCGTTCTCCCGGTCGAGATCGAGAGCTTCCCAGCGGCGCGACTGGCTGAACGCGGTCTGCGTCGGCACCCCGCCGGGAGCGGCGGCGTAGAACTCATGAACCTTGTTGTTGCGCGTGCGGCCCACGTCCCAGTCTTCGAGGGCATCACCCAGCGTCGGGCTGTGCACCGTCGGCAACGCGGTATTGAGCAGTCCGCCCTTCTCCATTTCGCCGAGGATCGACATGATCCCGCCGGCCCGATGGACGTCTTCCATGTGTACGTCGGACTTGGCCGGTGCGACCTTGCACAACACCGGCACCTGCCGCGACAGGCGATCGATGTCGGTCATCGTGAAGTCGACACCCGCCTCATGAGCGGCGGCGAGCAGGTGAAGCACTGTGTTGGTCGAACCGCCCATGGCGATGTCGAGCGACATCGCGTTCTCGAAGGCCGAGAAACTGGCAATCGAGCGCGGCAGGACGCTGGTATCGTCCTCTTCGTAGTAGCGGCGGGCCAGCGTCACCACGAGCCGGCCGGCGCGCTCGAACAGCTGCTTGCGGTCAGAGTGCGTCGCCAGCTGCGAACCATTGCCCGGCAGCGAGAGGCCGAGCGCCTCTGTGAGGCAGTTCATCGAGTTTGCGGTGAACATACCCGAGCACGAACCGCACGTCGGACAAGCCGAGCGCTCGATCGCGGTCACTTCCTCGTCGGTCATGTGTTCGTCGGCTGCAGCGACCATGGCGTCGACGAGGTCGAGCGCAACTTCCTTGCCGCGCAACACCACCTTGCCGGCTTCCATCGGGCCGCCCGAGACGAACACCGCCGGAACGTTCAAACGGAGCGCCGCCATCAACATGCCAGGCGTAATCTTGTCGCAGTTGGAGATGCACACCATCGCGTCGGCGCAATGCGCGTTGACCATGTACTCGACGCTGTCGGCGATAAGGTCGCGGCTGGGCAGCGAATAGAGCATGCCGTCGTGCCCCATCGCAATGCCATCATCGACCGCGATGGTGTTGAATTCCTTGGCCACGCCGCCGGCTGCCTCGATCTCCCGAGCGACGAGCTGACCGAGGTCCTTCAGGTGCACGTGACCCGGCACGAACTGGGTAAAGCTGTTGACCACCGCGATGATCGGTTTGCCGAAGTCATCGTCCTTCATGCCCGTAGCGCGCCACAGGCCACGGGCGCCGGCCATATTGCGGCCATGGGTCGAAGTACGGGAACGATAGGCAGGCATTGGCTAGACTTTCCGGAACGTACGCAAACAGATGTGCGGGCGCATTATATCAGATAGCGAAGCAGTCGAAGAACAAATCGGCAATTGGCGGGCAAAGCCCGGCTATTGCGTGAGTTCCAACCGCACTGTCGAGGCGATGCGGCCAAGTCGCTCGGCCCAGAGCGCTTGACCGGTCGCGTCTGTGATCTGATCCTGGCGCACTTCGATGCCGACGTAAGGAACGCCGTTCGCCTCAGCGTGGATGTTCATCGTCGCGTTGAGCAGCTTGCCCGAATAGGGCTGTTGGTCGCCGACAACGAGTCCGTCATCCTCGAGCAGCGGGATCGCCAGGCGCGAGGCTCGGTCGTCCTCGTTGTAGAGGACACCGACCTGCCACGGGCGCATTTCTTCCGGGCGGGTCGTGAGTTGCGGCGTGAAGCTGTGCAGCGAGACGATCAAACTCGGCGGTGCATGCCTGATCAGCTGGGCCAATGCCGTGTGATAGGGACGATGGAAGCGCGCCAGTCTCTCTTCGCGCCCAGCGACGTCGAACAGGTTGCCGGGAATGTCGTGTCCGTCGCTGGCGTGGGGAACAACCGCCGGCGCCTCTTCCTCCCGGTTGAAGTCGCACACCAGTCGACTGACATTGCCAAGAAAGGCCGCGAACTGCGGCATTGCGGCCAAGCGCTCCGCCACCTTCGCCACACCGATATCGATAGCCACATGCTGATCCAGCAGCGCGCGGTCGATTCCCAGATCGATATCGTCCGGCACCCGGTTTGATGCGTGATCGGACACTACGAGAATGCCGCAAGTGACTGGGGTTCCCAGGATACGGAAGGCTTCCTCAGTCACCTCAGACGTCCTCTCAATTGCCACCAGTCGGGACGGCGCAAAGCCAGCGTTTCCGCGGCATTGAGCATGACGTCATGACTGCTGTAGAGGGCAAAACAAGTCGCGCCCGAACCGCTCATGCGGACCAGATCGGCCGGCCCCCCGCGCAATTCGCCAAGCACCTCGGCGACCGGCGGACAAAGCGCGATGGCAGGCTCTACGAGGTCGTTCCGCCCTTCACGCGCGATCTTTGATGCCGGACCAGTGGTCAGTGGACCGCGATCGACACCTTCCCAGTTCGCAAAGACCGGTCCAGTGGACAACGGCAGGCGGGGATTGACCAGGAGAACAGCCGTGCCCGCCAGGTCATTCTCGACCGGCTCGAGTTCGGTCCCCGTCCCGCGACCAATACAGGCTTCGCTCTCAACGCAAGCAGGCACATCCGCACCCAGCTTTGCAGCGCGCGAGTGCCAGTCGTCAGGCAAGCCAAAGGCATCCCGCACGAGGCGGAAAATCGCCCCGGCGTCTGCCGAACCGCCGCCGAGCCCCGCTGCAACCGGCAGGTTCTTCTCCAGAAGCACGGAGAGGCCGTCTGGGCGGGGAAGAAGCGAAAGCGCCTTGGCGACAATATTATTCAACGGATCAGTGAGTTGTCCCGAGAACTCACCAACGACCCTAAGCTCATCCTGAGGAGCGGACCGCGCATTGATCCGGTCACCCGCGTCCACGAACGCGAACAGCGTTTCGAGCTCGTGATAGCCGTCCTCCCGCCGCCGCCGGACATGGAGAGCGAGGTTGATCTTGGCGTAGGCTGTTTCGGAAAGCTGCAACCTGCCCGCTCACATATTCGGATAGTTGGGCCCGCCGCCGCCTTCGGGCGTGACCCATTCGATGTTCTGCGGCGGATCCTTGATATCGCAGGTTTTGCAGTGGACGCAGTTCTGAGCGTTGATGACCAGGCGCGGTTCACCCTCCTCGACACCGACGTATTCGTACACTCCGGCGGGACAATACCGGGTCTCGGGACCAGCGTAGATCGGCCAGTCCACGCGCTCCGGTATCGTCGGATCCTTGAGCAGGAGGTGGCAGGGCTGGTCTTCCTCGTGGTTGGTGCCCGACAGGAACACCGAGGACAGCCTGTCGAACGAGATCTTCCCGTCCGGCTTGGGATAGGCGATCGGCCGATAGAGATCGGCACGCCCGGTTGCCTCGGCATCGGTGTGATGACTGAGCGAGAACGGCAGGCGGATTTTCAGCGTCCGCAGCCACATGTCGGCACCAGCGAGCAATGTCCCCAGCACATCTCCAAAGCTGGAGACCAGCGGCTGGGCATTCTGCACTTGCTTGAGTTCGTCAGCGATCCAGCTCGACCGGACGGCGCTGTCGTATTCGGCCAGTTCATCCTTCTCGCGATCGGTCGCGATCGCGGCGGCAATGGCTTCGGCGGCGAGCATGCCGCTCTTCATTGCGGTGTGGCTGCCCTTGATCCTCGGCACGTTGACGAAACCGGCCGAGCAGCCAATCAACGCCCCCCCCGGGAACGCCAGCTTCGGCACCGACTGCCATCCGCCCTCGTTGATCGCGCGAGCACCATAGGAAACGCGTCGCCCGCCTTCGATCACCTCACGAATGGCCGAGTGCTGCTTCCAGCGCTGAAACTCCTCGAACGGGCTGATGTACGGATTGGCGTAATCGAGCGCGGTCACGAAGCCGAGCGCCACCTGGCCATTGGCCTGATGGTACAGGAAACCGCCGCCCCAGGTGTCGTTCTCCGACAGCGGCCAGCCTTGGGTGTGAATGACTCGACCCGGCTCATGCCGGTCCGCAGGTATCTCCCACAACTCCTTGATACCCAAGCCGTAGACCTGCGGCTCACTTTCAGCGTCCAGCGCAAAATGAGCCTTAAGCCGCTTGGTCAGATGTCCCCGCGCACCCTCGGCCAGCAGGGTGTACTTGGCGTGGAGCTCCATGCCCGGCTGATAGTCAGGCTTGTGCGAGCCATTCGCAGCGACGCCCATGTCCTGCGTTGCCAGGCCCATGACCGAGCCGTTCTCGTCAAACAGCACTTCGGAGGCGGGGAACCCGGGAAACACCTGCACGCCCAGCGCTTCCGCCTGCTCCGCCAACCAGCGGCACAAGTTACCGAGCGAGCCCGTAAAGCAGCCGTCGTTCGACATGAGCGGCGGCAACAGGAAGTGCGGCATGCCCCACTTGCCGTTCCTGGTGAGGAACCAGTGGTGGTTCTCGGTGACGGGTACTTCGGCCAGCGCGCAGTTTTCGCGCCAATCGGGCAACAACTCGTCGAGAGCCCGCGGGTCGATCACAGCACCGCTGAGAATGTGCGCCCCGACCTCGGAACCCTTCTCGAGCACGACGACCTCTAGGTCTTCGTTGAGCTGCTTCAGACGGATCGCCGCGGCGAGTCCGGCAGGCCCGGCCCCGGCGATGACGACATCGACCGGCATGGCCTCGCGTTCTGGGTGTTGATCGCTCATCGGTGGCTGTCAGTTTGGGGGGTTAGCATGGGTTCGGGACTTGATCGTCGCATGCCAGCAGGTCAAGACCCGAGCGCACCACATGAACAACCGCCCCGCCCCCTCGCTCGCAGATAGCATCGCCGCTGCCCAGGCATGGTGGCGTGACGCGGGCGTCGACCTGGTCTTTCAGGACGAGCCCATTTCCTGGCTGGCCGAAGAAGTTGCCGCGAGTCCCGCGCCCGCAGCCAAAGTTCGTGTGGAAACGCCGCCGGAGCCGGAAACTCCGCCAATGGGTGGCGAGCGAACGGCTTGGCCGGCAGATCTCGCCGGCTTCAAGCAATGGTGGCTGGAAGAGCCGAGCTTTCGCCAGACCGGCCCTCACCCGCGCGTTCCGCCGCGCGGTGACCACTCCGCCCCAGTTATGCTTATCGTGCCGATGCCCGAAGCAGGCGACAGCGACAGTCTGCTTGGAGGCCCCCAGGGCAAGCTCCTGGCCTCTTTCGTGAAGGCAATGGGGCTTGCTCCGGAACAGGTCTATTTGGCGTCAGCCCTGCCGCAACATATCGAGATGCCCGATTGGGATCGCCTGTCTTCCCAGGGACTTGGCGCCATAATCAAGCACCACGTCGAACTGGCGAATCCTGCCCGACTGATCGTTTTCGGGACCGGCATTCTACCGCTTGTGGGGCACGATCCAGCGCAAGGCACTCCCGCAATTGGCGAATTCACGATTCAAAGCGGCACGCTGCCGCTTTTGGCGAGCTACGCGCCCGGGCGATTGCTTGATCACCCCTTGTTGCGTGCCTCACTCTGGCGGCGGTGGCTTGAATGGACGGACGGGGACGCATGATGAGGAAACTGATGCTCGCCCTGGGCGCGGTCGCCGCGGTTTATTCCGTGCCGGCTCTTGCTCAGCCGACGCGGGAGTATTTTTCGAGCCGGTCCTCGCGCAGCGAGGCGCCGCGGCAACTCGACCAGGCTACGCGCGACTATTACACGCAAGTGTTCGCGGCGATCGACCGGCAAGACTGGGCCGGCGCCGAAACCCTGCTGTCGCAGCGCGACGGTATTCTTCACCCGGTTGCCCGAGCCGAAATCTACCTCGCCGCCAACTCGCCAAAGGTCGATTTGCCTCGGATCGAGACCTGGTTCGCCGCTGGACGCGACTTGCCGCAGGCGGATCGCCTGGCTCGTCTCGCCTACACGCGCGGCGCGACGGCCATGCCCGAGCTGCCCTATGAGCAACGTTTCTATGCGACTAG
Above is a genomic segment from Altererythrobacter sp. Root672 containing:
- a CDS encoding acyl-CoA ligase (AMP-forming), exosortase A system-associated; this translates as MNSAPDPKPRPLDHLAEFGRDDAPALVLRGAVLSWKDLRTRVGRLAAWLADRVPDKGARVATWAAKSELTCLMPLAAARAGLVHVPINPLLKRAQVAHIVGDSGARLLLATSARLATLEDGDLADTCEAIAEDAVLAGVDQVEASLPPSAWDPETLAALLYTSGSTGRPKGVMLSHANMWLGAVSVADYLGLAADDVTLAVLPLSFDYGQNQLLSTWHAGGCVVPLDYLTPRDVIKACARHGVTTLAAVPPLWVQLVEQDWPIDAVTPMRRLTNSGGALTADLVRALRGKFPNAKLFPMYGLTEAFRSTYLDPSLVDIHPTSMGQAIPFAEILVIGENGDVTTSGEEGELVHCGPLVAHGYWNDPQRTAERFKPAPAASRYGGTAVWSGDRVTRDREGLLYFVGRRDAMIKSAGNRISPQEIEEAALASGLVSEAAAIGVPDERLGQAVHLVVRGTGDGEGLRGALRRDLPNFMQPQAIHWVETMPLNPNGKIDRAALQAELTA
- a CDS encoding bifunctional ADP-dependent NAD(P)H-hydrate dehydratase/NAD(P)H-hydrate epimerase translates to MTHSDQVLTVAQMRAAEQALIDGGETVTSLMERAGKGVADWVWRIAHGRSVTVLCGSGNNGGDGYVIARELSSRGAAVVVVAPLEPATEAAKAARETYRGTIDLAGNGGVLVDCLFGSGLTRPLSPELAALLSREAVRHSALVAVDMPSGIDSDTGLPLNDGLPVNDVTVALGAWKFAHWLMPGMAAMGHRRLVSIGVEPVEGAATLLGRPHISVPAIDAHKYTRGLVLVVGGAMPGATQLASEGALRAGAGCIRLAAQGLHPSATPDLVLKRGPLVELLSDDRTSAVLAGPGLGLDETARVKLGEVLAADRPTVLDADALTLLRPRHCEGRSAALVLTPHEGEMTRLGEAFGIEAGSRTERALQLAEAAQAVVVAKGPDTLIAAPGGKLTIAPPATSWLSVAGSGDVLSGIAASRLATGADAFTAACEAVWLHGEAARLAGPAFTASGLARYVSEAYAAAL
- a CDS encoding class I SAM-dependent RNA methyltransferase, whose amino-acid sequence is MSTSEEIVRVAAKGDGVTASGRHVALSAPGDRVLPDGTLEFGPHHAEPPCRHFGRCGGCQLQQLDEEVLAEFVRDRVLNAAEGQGLIPEQVAPVHLSPTRTRRRATLRAINGGGKPLIGFNEGGSHRVVDMRECHVLHPDLFALIAPLRDMLTPRRDKYAVEISLTLASQGVDCAIKGLSLEGLAQTEAMLDFCRDQGLARLTLDQGYGAETFWEPVPVTVSFGGAEVTMPAGAFLQATADGERALVEAAREGLADCSKVADLFAGLGTFTFALAGSARVTAAEASREALVACRAAAGRAGLPVEALHRDLFRNPLRSEELAGFDGVLLDPPRAGAREQVVQLAASSVPRIVYVSCNPSSWARDGRVLADAGYRLADLRPVGQFRWSTHVELVSLFVR
- a CDS encoding hydrolase 1, exosortase A system-associated; this encodes MSRRHLAFGCEGDTLVGTLDDAEGTAGLLLVSGGNEIRSGAFAGQAQLAARLAKAGFPVFRYDRRGIGDSSGENREFRESGADLACAVEAFRAERPGLSRVVGFGNCDAASTLMLNSGVGCDALVLANPWTIEQDDGAPPAEAIRARYAQKLRDPKEVLRLVTGGVSLRKLASGLKRAATAPAAPSGLAQQMKVGLEAFAGPVRILIAERDRTAQAFLAEWDRHDPRLSTCKGASHAFVEPDAREWLFAQLVTALKK
- a CDS encoding acyl carrier protein — encoded protein: MSSEPVSMGEFSATDLILRGVLRDVLGLSSARVDAFTAETGLFGHLPELDSMAVAGLLTEIEDRLHIIIEDDEVDGEMLETYGALLGFVETKRRDG
- a CDS encoding GNAT family N-acetyltransferase, with protein sequence MTAVSYHDTVNDLQGLGLTSRNPFTRPEWFALLESAGAKPVIALARDGRGVVALPLARNSHGLESFSNWYAFTWSDLATDEGSREPLLERAASELSRKATCVTLSKLPDEDGTATRLESAFRNAGWFVHRERCDWNHFLRVDGRAFAEFLAGRPGALRTTLKRKAKKVEIELLTDFHDDAWASYEAIYAQSWKPEEGDRALLRNFAKAEGEAGRLRLGLASHEGEVVAAQMWTVDHGTAYIHKLAHLESAKPLSAGTTLTAALFEQVIDRDHVECVDFGTGNDPYKRDWMEEVRPRYRLTCWRAGNPRNWPAIGKSLLRQLVSQPSPL